One window of the Phycisphaerae bacterium genome contains the following:
- a CDS encoding sigma 54-interacting transcriptional regulator: MAVKLSKEVQLLGDMARAFAESLDLEFTLKAILKSLDTHVKLQRGTITLLDPGTETINIKVAHGLSEESKQLGSYKIGEGVTGTVVQTGKEIVVPDISKDNRFLHKTHSRSQAHGKQIAFYCVPIKLEGRTIGTLSVDRQVQKDDDVEANLNLLNVIATMVAQAVKLNKLVESDRRQLSEENLRLRQELKTHFNIDNMVGTSNAMKQIYRLIEQVADSNATVLIRGESGTGKDLVAHAIHYNSNRASKPFVKVNCTALPETLLESELFGHEKGSFTGATERKAGRFERANGGTIFLDEIGDFSINLQVKLLRVIQFREFERVGGTETIKANVRIIVATNKNLEEQIKEKLFREDLYYRINVFPIYLPPLRERKDDIMLLADYFLEQFTKENNKRITRISTPAIEMLTSYHWPGNIRELENCMERAVLLCNEDVIRSEHLPPSLQMIKKSETASGRSLIEIIENKEKELIIDSLKKYNGQQRRAAKELGLTERILGYKIKKYGIFPKLLS; encoded by the coding sequence ATGGCAGTCAAACTATCAAAGGAAGTACAGTTGTTAGGCGATATGGCCAGGGCCTTTGCCGAGTCCCTCGACCTTGAGTTTACACTCAAGGCCATCCTGAAATCTCTCGATACACACGTCAAACTGCAAAGAGGAACGATTACCCTGCTTGACCCCGGAACGGAAACGATAAATATAAAAGTGGCGCACGGCCTGAGTGAAGAATCTAAACAATTAGGCAGTTATAAAATCGGTGAAGGCGTTACGGGTACTGTTGTTCAAACCGGCAAAGAAATTGTCGTGCCGGACATTTCAAAAGACAACAGATTTCTTCACAAAACTCATTCCAGAAGTCAGGCACATGGCAAACAAATCGCCTTTTACTGTGTGCCGATAAAACTCGAAGGCAGAACAATCGGAACTCTCAGTGTCGACAGACAGGTTCAAAAAGACGATGACGTGGAAGCAAATCTGAATCTCCTGAATGTCATAGCGACAATGGTCGCACAAGCGGTAAAACTCAATAAACTTGTCGAATCCGACCGAAGACAGCTTTCAGAAGAAAACCTGCGGCTGAGACAGGAATTAAAAACACACTTCAATATAGACAATATGGTCGGCACAAGCAACGCGATGAAACAAATTTACCGCCTTATCGAACAGGTCGCCGACAGCAACGCTACCGTCCTGATTCGCGGAGAAAGCGGAACCGGCAAAGACCTCGTCGCTCACGCAATCCATTATAACAGTAACAGGGCAAGTAAGCCTTTCGTAAAGGTAAACTGCACCGCCCTGCCGGAAACACTGCTCGAAAGCGAACTGTTCGGCCATGAAAAAGGCTCTTTTACAGGGGCAACCGAAAGAAAGGCCGGCAGATTCGAAAGAGCAAACGGCGGTACAATATTCCTCGATGAAATAGGCGATTTTTCCATAAATCTGCAGGTTAAATTGCTCAGGGTTATTCAATTCAGAGAGTTTGAACGAGTCGGCGGAACCGAAACTATAAAGGCAAATGTACGCATTATCGTTGCTACAAATAAAAATCTCGAAGAACAAATTAAGGAAAAACTCTTCAGAGAGGACCTCTATTACAGGATAAACGTTTTTCCAATTTATCTGCCGCCGCTTAGAGAACGAAAAGACGATATCATGCTCCTGGCCGATTATTTCCTTGAACAATTCACGAAAGAAAATAACAAAAGAATCACACGCATCTCAACGCCGGCAATCGAAATGCTTACAAGTTATCACTGGCCGGGGAATATAAGGGAACTTGAAAACTGCATGGAAAGAGCTGTCCTTTTGTGCAATGAAGATGTCATACGTTCCGAACATCTGCCGCCATCGCTGCAAATGATTAAGAAAAGCGAAACCGCCTCGGGCCGTTCACTTATAGAGATCATAGAAAACAAAGAAAAAGAACTTATCATCGACTCTCTCAAAAAATACAACGGACAGCAAAGAAGAGCGGCAAAAGAACTGGGACTGACGGAACGAATCCTCGGATACAAAATCAAAAAATACGGGATATTCCCTAAATTGCTCTCTTAA
- a CDS encoding ammonium transporter, translated as MKKVKIPLVVVVCALIAAMPAICMADEQAALTLESVKAELQNNINIVWTCVAAFLVFFMQAGFALVETGFTRAKNSVNILMKNLMDFVIGSLAFFLLGFGLMFGVSNGLFGTSMFAMNGTAPGDSWNWTFLIFQTVFAATAATIVSGAMAERTKFISYLVYSAVISIVIYPIFGSWAWGNLLLTDNHSWLANMGFHDFAGSTVVHSIGGWLALSGAVMLGPRLGKYGPDGKPRAILGHSMPLATLGVFILWFGWFGFNPGSTTAGNGLGGYIAVTTNLAAAAGALTALIASWKIIKKPDIGMTLNGALAGLVAITCPCDGVSPMSAIAIGGVAGVLVVLSVLFFDYVLKIDDPVGAVSVHAVNGLWGTLSYGLFAINGGLFNGGGFKLLGVQFIGAATAFVWAFGLGIILFWILRNSVGLRTSAEEELKGLDIGEHGNEAYAGFQVFTTE; from the coding sequence ATGAAAAAGGTAAAAATACCTTTGGTGGTGGTTGTTTGTGCCCTGATAGCGGCAATGCCGGCAATATGTATGGCCGATGAACAAGCGGCACTAACGCTTGAATCCGTCAAAGCGGAACTGCAAAACAACATTAATATCGTCTGGACCTGCGTCGCGGCGTTTCTCGTATTCTTTATGCAGGCTGGTTTCGCCCTGGTTGAAACAGGTTTTACGCGGGCTAAAAATTCAGTTAACATCCTGATGAAAAACCTGATGGACTTTGTGATTGGCAGTCTCGCGTTTTTTCTGCTCGGATTCGGGCTGATGTTTGGCGTCTCAAACGGCTTATTCGGCACCTCTATGTTTGCAATGAACGGGACAGCACCGGGAGACAGTTGGAATTGGACGTTCCTCATTTTCCAAACTGTATTTGCCGCAACTGCCGCGACAATTGTTTCTGGCGCCATGGCGGAAAGAACAAAATTTATCAGCTATTTAGTTTACAGTGCGGTTATTAGCATTGTTATTTATCCCATATTCGGTTCCTGGGCATGGGGCAATCTGCTGCTGACCGACAATCACAGCTGGCTGGCTAACATGGGGTTTCATGATTTTGCCGGTTCTACTGTCGTGCATTCAATAGGCGGATGGCTTGCGTTATCTGGTGCTGTTATGCTTGGGCCGCGTCTTGGAAAATACGGCCCGGACGGCAAACCGCGTGCTATTCTCGGTCACAGTATGCCGCTGGCAACACTGGGCGTATTTATTCTGTGGTTCGGCTGGTTCGGATTCAACCCCGGCAGTACAACCGCGGGTAACGGTCTTGGCGGTTATATCGCGGTTACTACAAATTTAGCTGCTGCAGCGGGAGCTTTAACTGCATTAATCGCATCATGGAAAATCATTAAAAAACCGGATATTGGAATGACACTGAACGGTGCGCTTGCCGGCCTGGTAGCAATAACCTGTCCATGTGACGGAGTTTCGCCAATGAGTGCAATTGCTATTGGCGGTGTCGCAGGAGTTTTGGTAGTTCTCAGCGTATTATTCTTTGATTATGTGCTCAAAATAGATGACCCGGTCGGTGCAGTCAGCGTTCACGCTGTAAACGGACTATGGGGAACCTTGTCATACGGCCTGTTTGCGATAAACGGCGGTCTGTTTAATGGCGGCGGTTTCAAACTTCTGGGCGTACAGTTTATCGGAGCCGCAACTGCCTTCGTATGGGCATTCGGACTCGGTATAATACTATTCTGGATACTTCGCAACTCGGTTGGGCTTCGTACCAGTGCCGAAGAAGAACTTAAAGGTCTCGATATCGGCGAACACGGCAATGAAGCTTATGCCGGTTTCCAAGTATTCACTACAGAATAA
- a CDS encoding P-II family nitrogen regulator — protein sequence MKLIIAYIQPHKLSDVKQALYKAEVHKMSVTNSLGCGQQKGYHESYRGVGIEVNLLKKVRLEVAVNEGFVEKTVKAIIDGARTGQIGDGKIFIIDLPECIRIRTGERGGEAIG from the coding sequence ATGAAATTGATAATTGCATATATTCAACCACACAAACTCAGTGATGTAAAACAAGCTCTGTACAAAGCAGAGGTTCACAAAATGAGCGTAACGAACTCACTGGGCTGCGGGCAGCAAAAAGGTTACCACGAATCGTACCGTGGGGTTGGCATCGAGGTCAATCTTTTAAAGAAGGTGCGGCTCGAAGTCGCCGTCAATGAAGGCTTCGTCGAAAAAACCGTAAAAGCCATTATAGATGGTGCAAGAACAGGACAAATAGGTGACGGTAAAATATTTATTATTGACCTGCCGGAATGTATAAGAATCCGGACAGGTGAACGAGGAGGTGAAGCAATCGGATAA